The Tursiops truncatus isolate mTurTru1 chromosome 6, mTurTru1.mat.Y, whole genome shotgun sequence genome includes a window with the following:
- the CA9 gene encoding carbonic anhydrase 9 isoform X4: MTLITFYLRTYLPLTPPHAQLCYQGGGTGPDRPAGLWLHLYKRAFCEPVCSPPGLLLPHPAPVSDARTDRTHRVPGHPTVSRMAPLCPSPWLPLWIPAPAPGPAVQLLLLLLLLVPAHPQSLLWMQGAPTTGGDSSGEDDPLREEDLPSEEDIPGEEDPPGKLDPPGMKTEAGEEDSLKIEDLPTVETPRDTQGPQNNAHRDKKGDDHSHWRYGGAPPWPQVSPACAGRFQSPVDIRPELTAFCPALRTLELLGFELPPQPELRLRNNGHTVQLSLPPGLEMALGPGQEYRALQLHLHWGAAGRPGSEHTVGGHRFPAEVSAKLSAEGRSGARGRGSRPLLPCPLQIHVVHLSTAFAKADEALGRPGGLAVLAAFLQEGPEENSAYEQLLSHLGEIAEEDSETWVPGLDVSALLPSDLSRYFRYEGSLTTPPCAQGVIWTVFNQTVKLSAKQLHALSDSLWGPDDSRLQLNFRATQPLNGRIIEASFPAGVDSSPGTVEPVHLNSCLAAGDILALVFGLLFAVTSIAFLVQMRRQQRHPSGTKGSVRYHPAEVTETVA, encoded by the exons ATGACCCTGATAACCTTCTACCTGCGCACATACCTGCCGCTCACTCCACCCCATGCCCAACTTTGCTATCAGGGAGGGGGCACAGGGCCAGACAGACCTGCAGGGCTTTGGCTCCATCTCTACAAAAGGGCCTTCTGTGAGCCAGTCTGCTCCCCTCCAGGCTTGCTCCTCCCCCATCCAGCTCCTGTTTCTGATGCACGTACAGACCGTACACACCGTGTCCCAGGACACCCCACAGTCAGCCGCATGGCTCCCctgtgccccagcccctggctcccTCTGTGGATCCcggcccctgccccaggccccgcTGTGCAGTTGCTGTTATTACTGCTCCTCCTGGTGCCTGCCCATCCCCAGAGCCTGCTCTGGATGCAGGGGGCTCCCACCACAGGAGGAGATTCATCTGGGGAAGACGATCCACTGCGTGAGGAGGATCTGCCCAGTGAAGAGGATATACCTGGAGAGGAGGACCCACCTGGAAAGTTGGATCCACCTGGAATGAAGACTGAAGCAGGAGAAGAGGATTCTCTGAAGATAGAGGATCTACCTACTGTTGAGACTCCCAGGGATACTCAAGGCCCCCAGAATAATGCCCACAGAGACAAAAAAG GGGATGACCACAGTCATTGGCGTTATGGAG GCGCTCCGCCATGGCCCCAGGTGTCCCCCGCCTGCGCTGGCCGTTTTCAGTCCCCGGTAGATATCCGTCCAGAACTCACCGCGTTTTGCCCAGCCCTGCGAACCCTGGAACTCCTTGGCTTTGAGCTCCCGCCACAACCAGAACTGCGCCTGCGCAACAATGGCCACACCG TGCAGCTGAGTCTGCCTCCCGGGCTGGAGATGGCCCTAGGTCCCGGGCAGGAGTACCGGGCCCTGCAGTTGCATCTGCACTGGGGGGCTGCGGGTCGCCCGGGCTCGGAGCACACGGTTGGCGGTCACCGTTTCCCTGCCGAGGTGAGCGCGAAGCTGTCCGCGGAGGGTCGAAGTGGGGCGCGGGGTAGGGGATCTCGCCCACTCCTACCGTGTCCTCTCCAGATCCATGTGGTTCACCTCAGCACTGCATTTGCCAAAGCTGACGAGGCCTTGGGGCGCCCGGGGGGCTTGGCCGTGCTGGCTGCCTTTCTGCAG GAAGGCCCCGAAGAAAACAGCGCCTACGAGCAGTTGCTGTCACATTTGGGAGAAATCGCTGAGGAAG ACTCTGAGACTTGGGTCCCAGGACTGGATGTATCTGCACTGCTGCCCTCTGACCTCAGCCGCTACTTCCGATATGAGGGGTCTCTCACCACACCCCCCTGTGCCCAGGGAGTCATCTGGACTGTGTTCAACCAGACAGTAAAGCTGAGTGCTaagcag CTCCATGCCCTCTCTGACTCCCTGTGGGGACCTGATGACTCTCGGCTACAGCTGAACTTCCGAGCTACACAGCCTTTGAATGGGCGAATAATTGAGGCCTCCTTCCCTGCTGGAGTGGACAGCAGCCCTGGGACCGTTGAGCCAG tCCACCTGAATTCCTGTCTCGCTGCTG gagACATCCTGGCCCTGGTTTTTGGCCTTCTCTTTGCGGTTACCAGCATCGCCTTCCTTGTGCAAATGAGAAGGCAGCAAAG ACACCCAAGTGGGACCAAAGGAAGTGTCAGGTACCACCCGGCAGAGGTCACGGAGACTGTTGCTTAG
- the CA9 gene encoding carbonic anhydrase 9 isoform X2 yields the protein MTLITFYLRTYLPLTPPHAQLCYQGGGTGPDRPAGLWLHLYKRAFCEPVCSPPGLLLPHPAPVSDARTDRTHRVPGHPTVSRMAPLCPSPWLPLWIPAPAPGPAVQLLLLLLLLVPAHPQSLLWMQGAPTTGGDSSGEDDPLREEDLPSEEDIPGEEDPPGKLDPPGMKTEAGEEDSLKIEDLPTVETPRDTQGPQNNAHRDKKGDDHSHWRYGGAPPWPQVSPACAGRFQSPVDIRPELTAFCPALRTLELLGFELPPQPELRLRNNGHTVQLSLPPGLEMALGPGQEYRALQLHLHWGAAGRPGSEHTVGGHRFPAEIHVVHLSTAFAKADEALGRPGGLAVLAAFLQEGPEENSAYEQLLSHLGEIAEEDSETWVPGLDVSALLPSDLSRYFRYEGSLTTPPCAQGVIWTVFNQTVKLSAKQLHALSDSLWGPDDSRLQLNFRATQPLNGRIIEASFPAGVDSSPGTVEPVHLNSCLAAGDILALVFGLLFAVTSIAFLVQMRRQQRYFTNPLPQAQPLLPKWSPEQLHANCMQMSSSLVRFLIRVPCCVDTQVGPKEVSGTTRQRSRRLLLRGLQLGECAEKLARGI from the exons ATGACCCTGATAACCTTCTACCTGCGCACATACCTGCCGCTCACTCCACCCCATGCCCAACTTTGCTATCAGGGAGGGGGCACAGGGCCAGACAGACCTGCAGGGCTTTGGCTCCATCTCTACAAAAGGGCCTTCTGTGAGCCAGTCTGCTCCCCTCCAGGCTTGCTCCTCCCCCATCCAGCTCCTGTTTCTGATGCACGTACAGACCGTACACACCGTGTCCCAGGACACCCCACAGTCAGCCGCATGGCTCCCctgtgccccagcccctggctcccTCTGTGGATCCcggcccctgccccaggccccgcTGTGCAGTTGCTGTTATTACTGCTCCTCCTGGTGCCTGCCCATCCCCAGAGCCTGCTCTGGATGCAGGGGGCTCCCACCACAGGAGGAGATTCATCTGGGGAAGACGATCCACTGCGTGAGGAGGATCTGCCCAGTGAAGAGGATATACCTGGAGAGGAGGACCCACCTGGAAAGTTGGATCCACCTGGAATGAAGACTGAAGCAGGAGAAGAGGATTCTCTGAAGATAGAGGATCTACCTACTGTTGAGACTCCCAGGGATACTCAAGGCCCCCAGAATAATGCCCACAGAGACAAAAAAG GGGATGACCACAGTCATTGGCGTTATGGAG GCGCTCCGCCATGGCCCCAGGTGTCCCCCGCCTGCGCTGGCCGTTTTCAGTCCCCGGTAGATATCCGTCCAGAACTCACCGCGTTTTGCCCAGCCCTGCGAACCCTGGAACTCCTTGGCTTTGAGCTCCCGCCACAACCAGAACTGCGCCTGCGCAACAATGGCCACACCG TGCAGCTGAGTCTGCCTCCCGGGCTGGAGATGGCCCTAGGTCCCGGGCAGGAGTACCGGGCCCTGCAGTTGCATCTGCACTGGGGGGCTGCGGGTCGCCCGGGCTCGGAGCACACGGTTGGCGGTCACCGTTTCCCTGCCGAG ATCCATGTGGTTCACCTCAGCACTGCATTTGCCAAAGCTGACGAGGCCTTGGGGCGCCCGGGGGGCTTGGCCGTGCTGGCTGCCTTTCTGCAG GAAGGCCCCGAAGAAAACAGCGCCTACGAGCAGTTGCTGTCACATTTGGGAGAAATCGCTGAGGAAG ACTCTGAGACTTGGGTCCCAGGACTGGATGTATCTGCACTGCTGCCCTCTGACCTCAGCCGCTACTTCCGATATGAGGGGTCTCTCACCACACCCCCCTGTGCCCAGGGAGTCATCTGGACTGTGTTCAACCAGACAGTAAAGCTGAGTGCTaagcag CTCCATGCCCTCTCTGACTCCCTGTGGGGACCTGATGACTCTCGGCTACAGCTGAACTTCCGAGCTACACAGCCTTTGAATGGGCGAATAATTGAGGCCTCCTTCCCTGCTGGAGTGGACAGCAGCCCTGGGACCGTTGAGCCAG tCCACCTGAATTCCTGTCTCGCTGCTG gagACATCCTGGCCCTGGTTTTTGGCCTTCTCTTTGCGGTTACCAGCATCGCCTTCCTTGTGCAAATGAGAAGGCAGCAAAGGTATTTTACTAACCCTCTCCCTCAGGCCCAGCCCCTGCTGCCCAAGTGGAGTCCAGAACAGCTTCATGCAAATTGCATGCAAATGAGCTCATCCTTGGTGAGATTTCTGATTAGGGTTCCCTGTTGTGTAGACACCCAAGTGGGACCAAAGGAAGTGTCAGGTACCACCCGGCAGAGGTCACGGAGACTGTTGCTTAGAGGCCTGCAACTTGGAGAATGTGCAGAGAAGCTGGCCAGAGGAATCTGA